In one window of Gadus chalcogrammus isolate NIFS_2021 chromosome 12, NIFS_Gcha_1.0, whole genome shotgun sequence DNA:
- the LOC130393973 gene encoding transmembrane protein 125, whose translation MPELEHLPPTGGALGSPDPARIQRGLLEEQVELWWFRDPGKSALCYCVAVLLVLGCGLGGVGLLSTTTSASSEWRLGAGTSLCLLALGVLLKQLLSSAVQDMNCVRSRRRIDVLKSGGLSDLVVVLVAGSAMLLCGAALLHLALVDHMPKPGQALHDMYVSGVVLLAAGGAAVVGAGLYSAAVVLLERTRMGRRLVDRLTSIFTVSGQMERRRETTSSLANLI comes from the coding sequence ATGCCCGAGCTCGagcacctcccccccaccgggGGCGCCCTCGGAAGCCCCGACCCCGCCCGGATCCAGCGGGGCCtcctggaggagcaggtggagctgTGGTGGTTCCGGGACCCGGGCAAGTCCGCGCTGTGCTACTGCGTGGCCGTGCTGCTGGTCCTGGGCTGCGGCCTGGGCGGCGTGGGGCtgctctccaccaccaccagcgcctCCAGCGAGTGGCGGCTGGGCGCCGGCACCTCGCTCTGCCTGCTGGCGCTGGGCGTGCTGCTGAAGCAGCTGCTCAGCTCCGCCGTGCAGGACATGAACTGCGTGCGCAGCCGGCGCCGGATCGACGTGCTGAAGAGCGGCGGCCTGTCGGACctcgtggtggtgctggtggccgGCTCGGCCATGCTGCTGTGCGGCGCGGCGCTGCTGCACCTCGCCCTGGTCGACCACATGCCCAAGCCGGGCCAGGCCCTCCACGACATGTACGTCTCCGGCGTGGTGCTGCTGGCGGCCGGCGGGGCGGCCGTGGTTGGCGCGGGGTTGTACTCGGCGGCCGTGGTCCTCCTGGAGAGGACCAGGATGGGCCGGAGGCTGGTGGACCGGCTCACCAGCATCTTCACCGTCTCGGGACAAATGGAGAGGCGCCGGGAGACAACCTCCAGCCTCGCTAACCTCATATGA